The nucleotide sequence CGCCAGGCCTACCCGAGGAAAGAGGAAAGCCACTCGGCTCCTAGGGGTGCCCAGGCGAATGTCCGCAGCCAGCGCTATTACCGCTCCCGCCCCAACACAGACCCCATCCACTGCCGCCACTATCGGTTGGGGGCAGAGGCGCATGGCCTTCACCAGTTCCCCCGTTAGCCGAGTGAAGCGCAACAGGCTGGGTACATCCGCCTCCACTAGGGGACCGATGATCTCCCGCACGTCCCCCCCTGAGCAGAAATCCTCCCCCACCCCTGCCAGGACGATAGCCTTGACCTCCTGGCTGTAGGGCAAGAGAGAGAAGATATCCCTGAGTTCGGCGTAAGCCCCAAAGGTAAGGGCATTTTTCCGCTCAGGACGGTTTAGGAAGACGAAGCCTATCCCATCCTCTACGCGCCAGTGGAGGTACTGGGCCTGATACTCCAAAAGCCGTCCTCCATATCCGGGCAGGTCTAGGGATTTACGCTTCCTTTCCATCTTCCCTCCCGCGTGAGACCCCGAAGGTGGGCCCTAAGCTTGCCCATGAGCCGGTAAAGAACTTCCCGCTCCGACTCCGTCAGGCCAGAGAAAAGCTCCTCCAACCAAGCTCGATGGGCGCGGGCCATATCGGCAAAGCGAGACTTCCCCTCAGGGGTCAGCCGCAGTAGGACAGAGCGACGGTCCTTCGGATGCCCCTCCCGCCTCAGAAGCCCCTCCCGTTCCAGCTGGGCGGTCAGCCGGGTAACGTTTCCCGCAGTCACCAGGAGCCGCTCCGAAAGCTCCTTTAAGGTCATTCCCGAGGGTTGGCGGTACAGCTGGGCCAGGACATCGAACCGGGCCAAGGAGATGCCGAAAGCCTTCTGCAAACGCACGGAAAGCTCCTTCTCTATGAGGACCACTTCGGTTAGGAGCCGGAGCCAGAGCCGCGTGGCATCCACCGCTTCGACTTTCCCTGTATCCTGTAAGTGCACTTTCTCCTCCAATCTCATCCCACCATCACCTCACCCCCTGCCACCGCTATGGCCTGTCCGTTGATGGCGGCGGCTTTTTCGCTACACAGCCACACCACCGCCCAGGCCACCTCCTCGGGGCGGACTAACCGCCCCTGGGGATTACGGCGGGCAAAGAGCTCCAACACCGCCTCAGGAGCACGGGCGGTACGCTGGGCCACCCGCAGGACGGAAGCCTGCAAGAGGTCCGTATCCGTGAACCCGGGGCAGATGGCATTGACCGTAATCCCCCTCTGGGCCAACTCCAAGGCCAACGCCCGGGTCAGGCCGATCAGCCCGTGCTTGGCCGCGCAGTAGGGGACGGCGTAGGGATAGCCTGTGAGGCCAGCAGTGCTGGAAATGTTGATGATACGTCCCCAGCCCATCTCCAACATTCCCGGAAGCAGTAGGCGGATGAGCCGGTAGGCGGCCCCGAGGTTCACCTCGATATGGCGTTGCCACAACTCTTCGTTAATCTCCAGAAAGGGAGCAGTGAGGACAAAGCCAGCGTTGTTCACCAGGATGGCCACAGGACCGAAGCGCTCCTGGGCACGGCGGACCAAGCTCTCCATGGCTTGCGGATCCGCCACGTCCCCAACCTCTCCTTGGACCTCGGTCCAAGCCCGGAGCCGCTCCACCCGTTCCTCCAGGTCCTGAAGGTTCCGGGCTACCAGGGTAAGCCGCGCCCCTGCTTGAGCCAAGGCCTCGGCAATGGCTGCCCCAATCCCCCGGCTTGCCCCGGTTACCAGAGCATGCTTTCCCACAAGGCTCTTTGGATCCATGCTTCAAACCAAGTTCCGCTCCTGGGCTGCCCGGGAGATAAGCCCCTCGATCTCCTCGATCACCCAGCGCTCCCCCTCCTGGGCGGCCCGCACCCGCTCCATCAGCCGCTCTATCTGGTCCTTGCCGTCCAGATAAGGCTTGGGCCAATCCACGTCCCTATAGCCAATCCGGGCGGCTTCCAGGAGGGTCCAGTGAGGGTTGGCCAGGTGGGGACGAGCGATGGCACAGAGGTCTGCCCGACCGCTCCCAATGATGGTATTGACGTGGTCCGCCTCGTAGATGGAGCCCACGGCAATGGTGGGGATGCCCACGGAGTTACGGATCAGGCCGGCAAACGGGGTTTGGTAGAGACGGCCGTAAGCCGCACGGGCCCAAGAGACTACCTGGCCGCTGGAAACATGTATGACGTCACATCCTTCCGCCTTGAACCTTCGTGCCACCTCCACTGCTTCTTGGGGGGTCATGCCCCCTTCCGCCCAGTCGTGGGCGGAGATCCGTACGGAGATGGGGCGGTCGTCTGGCCAAACCTCCCGCACAGCTCGGAACACTTCGATGGGGAAGCGGAGCCGGTTTTCCAAGCTTCCCCCATAGGTGTCCCTTCGCTGGTTGGTCAAGGGGCTTATGAAGGCGGAGAGGAGGTACCCGTGGGCGCAGTGAAGCTCCAGCCAGTCGAAGCCGCACTGGGCCGCCCAACGTGCTGCTCGGACAAAGTCCTCTATGACCCGGTCCATGTCCTCACGGGTCATCTCCCGAGGTACTTGGTTTTCAGGGCTCCAAGGAACGGGAGAAGGACCCATCACTGGCCAGTTCCCTTCGGAGAGAGGCTTGTGGTAGCCTTCCCATCCCACCCTGGTGGAGCCCTTAGGCCCCGAGTGACCCAGCTGGATGCCGATCTTAGCAGTGGTGAAGACATGAACAAAGCGGACGATGCGCTCCCAAGCCTGGATGTGCTCTGGCTTGTAGAGCCCGGCGCACCCCGGGCTGATCCGGCCCTCCCGGGAGGGGGCCACCATCTCCGTCATCACTAGGCCCGCCCCCCCAAGGGCTCGGGCCCCCAGGTGGACCAGGTGGAAATCACCAGGTGTGCCGTCTTCCGCGGAGTATACCGCCATAGGAGCTACGACTACGCGGTTCTTCAAGCGTATCCCTCGGATCTCGAAGGGGACGAACATCGGGGGTACGGACCGGTCCCCCAGGCCATGGGCTCGGGCAAACCAGCGGTTAAACCGTTGGATATAGCCTGGATCCCGCTGCTCCAGCTCCCCGTGGAAGAGCCTTAGGGAACGGGTGAGGAGGCTGTAGGCAAACTGCTCCGGAGGTAGCCTGGTGTACACCTCCACGTTTTCCAGCCAGTCTGCGGAGTTGCGGGCGGCGTTGCGCAACCGCAACAGCTCTCCCTGCCTCTCCCGCTCGTAGGCCTTCAGGGCGGCCTCCAGGTCCCTCGACCTCCCTTCCCCCTCCCGGGCCAGGGCCCGTACCAGGGCTATTGCGTCCTCCATGGCTAGCTTGGTACCGGAACCTACAGAGAAGTGGACAGTATGGGCCGCATCCCCTACCAGGGCACAGGGAATACTTCTCCCACCTAGGGGGAGCAGGCCCACCCAGTTTCGGCAGGAAATCCAGGGGAACCGGAGCCACTTGGCCGAGCCCCTGAGGTGGGCGGAGTTGGCCAACAGCGGGTGTCCCTCGAGCCTTTGGGCAAAAACCTTTTCGCATAGAGCCAGGATCTCTCTTTCGTCCTCCAAGCGGTCTAGGCCCGCGCTTCTCCAAGTAGCCTCAGGTACCTCCACCACCACGGTGCTGCTTCCTGGAGCATGAGGGTAGGCGTGCAAAATGAACCAACCCCACTCCGTGGACTCAAAGGCAAAAGTGAAAGCGGGAAAGACCCGAGTGGTGCCCAGCCAAACGTACCGGTTCGTTCCCCAGCTAACCTCTGGACCGAAGAGGGAGGGATAGGTCCGGCGCACCCAGCTGTTCACTCCATCGGCGGCCACAATAAAATCAGGCCTAACCTCCTGGACAAGGGCCTCCAAGTCTTGAACTTCCTTCTGGAAGAAGAGGCCGGCCCCCATAGCTCGCGCCCTTTCCTGGAGGATCCGCAACAGCGTAGTCCTAGCAAGCCCGGCAAACCCATGACCGCCTGATCGGATCACCTCCCCTCTAAAGTGGATCTCGATATCCTCCCAACGGTAAAAGGCTTTCTGGATCTCGTCGTAGGAGTCTGAATCAGCCGCCCGAAGCTGCCCAAGGGTGGCGTCGGATAGAACAATCCCCCAGCCGAAGGTGCTATCCGGAGGGTTCCTCTCGTAGAGGATCACCTCCCAGGACGGAAACACCTTTTTGGCCAAAAGAGCAAAGTAGAGACCAGCCGGCCCTCCCCCTATACAAAGCACCCGCATTGCTCCTCACCTAAAACAAGTGTAGCCCAAACTCCTTGATAAGTCAACTATCTCGGGAATTTTCGATCCCCAGAGCAAACCCTGCGTCCAACAACCGCTTAGGATAGGCCCGGAAAGCCAGGAGGGTCTCCGTGCGCTCCACACCTACCATGGCCAAGATCCCCTGGGTGACGACGTCATCCAGCTCGTCCAACTCCTTAAGGCGAAGCACAGCCACCAGGTCGTAGGGGCCGGTAACGGAATAGACCTCTGCCACCCGAGGGAGCTCGGCGATGGCCTCCCCCAAAGCAGCAATCCGATTCCCCTGGGCCCGGATGAGAACAAAGGCCGTAATCATCCCTACAACCCCCCTTCCTCGCCATTTAGTTTCCCCCTTCCAGAAGAGCTTTCCATAGGGGGCCTGCTGTGTCCACCAAGGCGTCTAGGGCACTGAAGTGGTGCATCCCTTCTAGCTCCAAGTACCTGACACCAGGCCAAACGGCGGCCAATCTTTGGCTTTGTCGCCGAAATTCCTGGCTTTCTTTCTGGCCCACAGCGGCTACCAAGGGCGCGGCTAGCCTTGGGCGGTGCTGGATGGGGCTCAGACGCTTGGCCTCTTCGAGGTCCAGGCGTAGGTCAACGTTGACGCTGGTCCGGAGGAGGGGTTCCAGGTCAAAGATTCCACTGATGGATAACCCACCTTGCACTTGAGGCGTAGCTAGCCCGTAAATCCGCCATTCCGTGGTCCAGAGCATGGCCACCAGGTGTCCGCCCGCGGAGTGCCCTGAGAGGACCAAAGGACCAAGTTCAGGGAAGTGGCTTGCTAGCCAAGCCACGCTTCGGCGGCACTGCTCTACCAACTCCCCCAGCGTTATCCGAGGACAAAGGCCGTAGCCCACCACACTCACGCTCCATCCCTCCCGAACCAGAGGCGGGGCAATCCACGAGAAATCCTCTTTGCCAAAGGCTCGCCAGTAACCGCCATGGAAAAAAACTAATAGGCCTCGAGACGGCTTGGCTATAAAAAGATCTAGGCGCTCTTCCGGATCATCCCCATAGGCAAGGTCGAGGAAGCCTGGAAGGGAAGCTCGGGCGGCTGCCCCTTCTTCTTTCCAGCGGCGGAAGTAGAGGGGGTGTTCAGGAACGGCAGCTCTGGCGTTGTACTCCCTCTCCAAATGGAGGTCTATCACTTCACACCCCCAGGAACCGCTTAAGGAGCTCGGGATTAGCCCCCAAGTCCTTAGGCCTTCCCTGCCAAGCCACTCTCCCCTTTTCCAGGATGAAAAAGCTATCCGCCACCTCGGCCAACCTCCTGACGTGCTTATCCACCACTAGAATCGACAGGCCCATCCCTTTGAGGGCAACAAGGGTACGCCAGATTTCTTCCCGCAGCAGGGGAGCTAGCCCCTCTGTGGCCTCGTCTAGCAAGAGGAGCCTGGGGTTTTGGACCAAGGCACGCCCGATGGCAAGCATCTGCTGCTCCCCTCCGGAGAGCTGGTATCCCCAGTGGTGGACCCGTTCGCGGAGTCGGGGGAAAAACTCCAGCACCCGCGCCACCGTCCACTCGCCTGGCCGAGAAAAGGCCTGGAGGTTTTCCCACACCGTAAGGTTAGGGAAAATCTGCCTTCCTTCAGGGACCAAAGATATCCCCAAAGCGGCCACCCGCTCAGGGGGTAGCCCGGTCAGCCGCTTGCCAGCAAAGCGGATCTCACCCCCAAGGTGCCGAGTTAGTCCGAAGATGCAGCGGAGGAGGGTGGTTTTGCCCATGCCGTTCCTGCCCAGAAGACCCACCAACTCTCCTTGGCCCACCTGGAGGTCTACCCCGAAAAGGACCTGTCCCGACGAATAGCCGGCTTCCAGTTTGGTGATCTCAAGCAAAGGGCTCATGCTCTCCCAGATACACCTGTTGGACCTCTTTGCTAGCCTGGACCTCAGGGGGGCTACCGGTGAGGAGGATAGTCCCATATGCCATGACCGTTACCCTATGAGCCAGTTGGAACACTGCCTCCATATCATGTTCCACCAAAAGCACCGTAGTCTCCTTGGCCACCTTTCGGATGGCCTGGACCACGCGAACCGATTCCTGGGGGCTTAACCCTGCCAGGGGTTCATCCAGGAGAAGGAGACGGGGAGAGATGGCGAGTGCCATGGCGATTTCCACCGTCCGGCGTTCACCGTGGGGCAGGGTAGCCACCGGTACTTCTAGACGTTCTTCTAGGCCTAAAAAACTGGCTAGAGCTTCAGCCCTTTGAAAGAGATGCCTTTCGGAAACCACAGGCTTCCAGAAGCGGAACCCGTGCCCATCCCTGGCCATTATGGCCAAGACGAGGTTCTCCAAAACGGTCCAGCTGGGGAAGAGATTAACGATTTGGAAGGTGCGCCCTATGCCCAGGCTTGCCCTACGCCAGTCGGGTAGGTGGGTAACGTCCCTCCCTTGAAAGAGAATCCTTCCCTTCTCCGGGAAGAGAAGACCACTGACCAGAGAAATTAAGGTGGTTTTGCCTGCCCCATTGGGGCCGATAAGAGCGTGGACTTCCCCCTTCTCCACGCTCAGGGAGCAGTTGTTTACGGCCGACAGGCCGCCGAACCACTTTGAAACCCCCACCACTTCGAGCAGCCTCATCCCCTCTCCTTTCCCCAAAGGCCTGACAGGCCTTTCTTCACGGCGAGAACAGACAAGAGGAGTAGCCCTCCCAGGAAGAGCTGCCAGTGGATCGTGAACTCGGAAAGGAGGGTTTCTAGGAAGAGGTAGGCGACGGCACCCAGCACCCCTCCCCAAAGGCGGGCCACACCCCCTAGAATCACCATCATCATGAGTTGGCCGGAGAGGTGCCATGAAAGGAAGCTTGGGCTAACCCAACCGTTCAGGTTGGCGAGCAAAATCCCCGCCATCCCTCCCATGGTGCCCGCCAGCACGAAAGCCACCAGCTGGTAGTAAAACACGGGAAGACCGAGGGAGGCTGCCCGGGTGGGGTTTTCGCTGGAAGCCCGTAGTATCCAACCGAACCGGGCATTCACCAGCCTCCAGGTAAGGAGGAGGGCCAGGGCCAGGACCAACAGGCTGGTGTAGTAAAGGACGATCTCATCCCGAAGTTCAAGGCCAAAGGGAAGAAGGGTGCGGCGCACGGGCATTCCATCCTCTCCCCCATAGACCCTAAGGGACACCGCAAGGTAGTAGAGCATCTGGGCAAAGGCCAAGGTTATCATGATGAAGTAGAGACCGCGGGTACGGAGAGAGAGAACCCCTATAACCGAGGCCAGCAGGGCGCAGACCCCAAGGGCAAGCGGCCAATTTGCCCAAGCCGACACCCAACCTGCTTGGGCCAAGATCGCGGTTGCGTAGGCTCCCGTTCCCACGAAGGCAGCGTGGCCGAAGCTCACCATGCCCCCGTAACCAAGGATTAGGTTGAGGCTGGTGGCCGCCAAGGCAAAGACAAAAACCCGGCTGGCAAAGGTTATGAAATAGGGCTGATCCACAGCTCCCATAACCAGCGGATAGGCTAGGGCCGAAACCCCTAGGAACAAGCCAAGGACCCACGCCCTAGGCTCTCCTAGAGACCTGGTTTGATCAAAGCCATGGGGCTTGTTGGTGGGCCGCATCTCACCTCATCCGCACGGGGAAAAGACCTTCGGGCCTGAAGACCAGCACCAAAGCCATAAAGAGGTAGACGAGTGTGCTTACCAAGGCAGAGGCCAAGCTAGCGGCTACTGGGCCACTGAGGACCAGCTGAAACAAGGAGGGGAGGAAGGCCCGCCCCAAGTTGTCCACAAGGCCTACGAGGAGGGCGGCCACGAAGGCCCCTTTAATGGAACCCACACCACCGATGACGATGATAACAAAGCAGAGGATGAGGACATCCGTACCCATCCCCAAGTGAACAGCGGTTATGGGCCCCACCAAAGAGCCCGCTAGGCCAGCTAAGAACGCCCCGAGAGCAAAGGTCAATTTGTAAAGGGCCCCGGCAGGCACCCCCATGCATCGCGCCATCTCCCAGTTGGCCGCTGCAGCCCTAAGCCACATTCCCAGACGAGTTCGGAGGATTATCCAGAACAAACCCAGAGAAACCCCTGCCCCAAAGGCAATGAGTGCGAGGCGATAGGTGGAGTAGCTGAACTCCCCCAGTCTAAGGGGCTGGGCTAGGGCAGCGGGGACGGATAAGGCTACGGGCTGGGAGCCCCAAGTCATCCTGACCAACTCGCTCAGCACTAGCATAAGGGCAAAGGTGGCCAGTACCTGGTCCAGGTGATCCCGATTGTACAGGTGTCTTAGAAGGAAGGCCTCCGCCAAAAGGCCAAGGAAACTTGTGGTCAAAGCAGCCAAGAGGATGGCCAAGCCAAAGGAACCCGTAAGGCCCACAAGGGCGGCTGCCAGGTACGCCCCCACCATGTAAAAGGCTCCGTGGGCCAAATTGATGACGTTAGCTACCCCCAGGACAAGGGTGAGCCCCGAGGCCACCAAAAACAGCAGAAAGCCCAGTTGCAACCCATTTAGGATTTGCTCCACCAGGTAGAAGCCCATCCCAGTCTCCAGTTCCGGAAACTGCTATGCAAGTCATTTACCAGGTCATCCGACAATTCTGCACGTAGGCATCCTGGTGTTGACGCAAAATCCTGCCCACCAGTCGGTTGACAAGTGTGCCGTCCGCTTGCCGTACCACCCGGCGCAGGTAGTAGTCTTGGATGGGGAAGTGGTTCCGGTTAAAGCGGAAGGGGCCGCGGGTGGACTCCCACTTGGCGGTACGCAAGGCCTTTAGCATAGACTCTTTGTCAGCGATTTGCCCTTTGGCTTCCCGGATAGCCGCATCGAGGAGCAAGGCGGTGTCGAAACCCTGCGCGGCATAAAGGGTAGGGATGCGCCCATAAGCGCGCCGGAACTCACTCACAAACCGCCGGTTTGTGGAGTTGGAAAGTTCTAAAGCCCAGTGAGAGCTGTTGGCCAGTCCCAAAAGGGCTTCCCCTGCGCCTTGGATGACATCCTGGTCTGCGGAGAAACCAGGGAGAAGCAAGGGAACAATACCTTTAAGTCCCGCCTCAGCGTACTGCTTGACAAAACTGATCCCCAGGCCTCCTGGCAGAAAAGCGTAGACTGCCTTAGGCCTCAGCGACCGGATCCGGGCAATCTCCGCAGAGTAGTCCAACTGGTTTAAGCGTGTGTAAATTTCCTCCACTACCCTACCCGAAAAGAACCGCTTGAAGCCTGTCAAGGCATCGTAGCCTGCCTGGTAGTTGGGGGCTATCAGCACAACGTTCTCAAAACCCTGCTGGGTGGCGTAGTAGCCCATTACCTCGTGCAGGTTGTCGTTTTGCCAGGCCACGTTGAAAAAGAAAGGATTGCACTGAGCCCCTGCATACTGAGAGGGACCTGCGTTGGGGCTAATGTAAAAGGTTTTGGAATCAAAGATTAGTTCCCCTACAGCCAGGAGGATATTGGAGTAAATGATCCCGGTTACGAAGTCAACCCGGTCCCGGCGCAGAAACCGGTCAACAATCTGTCTGGCCACCTCTGGATTTTGCTGGTCGTCTACCACGAGCACCTCCGCCCTTAGGCCGCCTAGCTTGTTCCCCAGGAGGTTCAAGGCTAGGTTGAAGCCATCTCGTACATCTATACCCAGGGCGGCCCCAGGCCCAGAGAGAGTGCTAACGAACCCGATTTTCACGGTGCCGGTTTCCTGAGCCAAAACTCCTTGAAACGCCAGCGTGGCCAGAAAGTAAACCACGGGCCAGACCCTCTTAGTGGTCAGCATTCTTACCTCCCTTGGGTTCTCTTTTACAGCAAGAACCCTTGATTTGTCAAGCATCTGTACCCGAGCTTCAGACTTGGCTTGCCTTGCAAGCTTTCATGACAAAACTTTTCTCCCTACCTCCCACCCCCCTTCTGAACGAGCCTCCTAGGGGGTGAGGTGGCCTAAGGCCCGGTCAGTAAAGCTTCTCTCAATCTCCTCCCCGCCTCCCGCTGCGCGTGCCACCATATCAGCCCCGGCCTCTCCTTCCGCACTGCTCTGGCGGCGGGGCTGTAGACCTGGCCCAAGCCTTGGATGGCGGAGCCGATGTGGAGGGGTGGGCATGAGGTGTACTGCTAACCCAAGTTGCCGCCTACCCCCGGACCTGAAAAAATAGCGGCCGCTATGTTAACCCAAGTTGCCACCTATCCCCAGGCCTGAAAAAATGGTGGCCGCTATGCTGCAACAGACTATAGCGGCCTTCTGCATCATAGGTCAGCCCGCAGGGCTACCTTGCTGACGCCCTCAAGGCCATGGGGCACAAAGGTCAGCCGTAGGCTATGTTCCTGACCCCCAGACCAAGGTGCCCACCAGCGCCATCCTCACCCTGGCCATCCTGGCCGCCATGGAACTGGGCGGCAAGCACAACAAAGCCCTGGCCTTGGCCAAGGAGCTCCATCTCTTCAGCCACATCCCCTCCCCCAGCCGCCGGAACGTAGCCTTACGGCTGACCAACCGCCGCTTGCATCGGGCAAAGGTCCCGCTTGGCCCCAGGGAAGATCTACCGGGGCTACATCCCCAGCAAGCAGATCTTCTTCCACGGCCTCAAGCTGCACCTCCTGGTGGACAACGGCAAGTTCGTCCATGAGCTGAACCTGACCCCGGGGAGCTTCCATGACCTGACCTCCTTCTTGCTCCTGCCTCTGGAAGTGGAGGAGGGCAAGGAGTTGTATCTGGACCGGGGGTACGAGAGCCACCTCCATGAAGACCTCCTCCGGGAGGCCCAGGGGGTGGTTCCCATGGTCATCCCTAGGAGGAACAGCCGGCGGTACGTGCCTGGGTTGCAGTACCTGGCCCTCCTGGGTAGGAGGGTGGTGGAGACGGTGGGCAGCATGCTCCACCATCTCTTTCCCCGCCGCATCCATGCCGTCACCCTGGTGGGCTTCACCATCAAGGTCTTCCTCTTCGTCCTGGCTCACAACCTCAGGCTCATCGCACAAAAATCGCCTAGGTGGCAACTTGGGTTATAACGGTCAGATCTGCCTCCACCGGACGGTCCCTCGGCTGGAACTGGGGAGCATGTGTTATGTTATGCTATGCGTGTATGCGCCTAACCGTGCACCTCCCCGACGATTTGGCCCGCCTCCTAAGGCAGGCGGCGGAGAACGAGGGCAAGTCCATGAGCGCCCTCACCGCCGAGGCCCTGGAGGTCTACCTGAAGGAACGCCGGCGGAAGGCCCTGGGCCTGGAGGTCCTCCGGCGGGCAGCGAAAGCCCGCGTGGCCCCGGAAGCCCTCCGGCTCCTGGAGGAGGGGCGGCGTGACCGCCCTTGACACCGGCTTCTTCCTCCGCCTCCTCCAGGGACACGAGGGGGCCAGGGCCAAGTGGGAGGCCCTGGTGGAGGGAGAGGACGGGGTGGTGTCCGGCCTCTCCCTGGCGGAGCTCCTCCGCTTGGCCCTCAAGGGGGCCCTGGACCGGGAGGACGGGGAGCTTCTCCTAAAGGCCATCCCCGCGGTGTGCCGGGTGGTCTGGCCAGACTGGGGCATCGGGGAGAGGGCGGCCCGGCTCTCCCACGGACTTCACCTTCCCCTGGTGGACGCCCTCATCCTGGCCACCGCCTTGGAAGCAGGGGCCAAGGAGCTCTGGACCGCGGACCGGGACCTGGCGGCCTACGAGGGCAGGCTGCGGGTGGTGCTGCTGGGGTGAACCGCTCCCTCCTCCAGCAGGCCCCCCAGGGGCGGGTGGCCTAGACCAGTTTGGCCTGCTAAGCTTTCTCTAGGCTTCGATGGCTTTTGGGGAGGCGTATGAAGCGAGCCTGGACGCTTGGTTTAGCTATGTTACCGGCTTTGGTTGCCTGCCAGAACGCTCCGCACCCATCAGATTCAGCCTCGTCTTCCTTACGAGTACTTGTTTCTCCCTTTACGGGTGCTTTTAGGGTAACCAATGTCTCCGACCACGAGTATCCTTTTCAGTTCAAGGACAACAACGGCTTTCTTCTCAGCTGGTGGGGAGAACGGCTTCCTGGGGTAGATGGTCACCAGGGGTACGACTTTCCCATGCCCGAGGGTACGCCTGTTCGGGCGGTTTACGATGGA is from Thermus tengchongensis and encodes:
- a CDS encoding enoyl-CoA hydratase family protein — its product is MERKRKSLDLPGYGGRLLEYQAQYLHWRVEDGIGFVFLNRPERKNALTFGAYAELRDIFSLLPYSQEVKAIVLAGVGEDFCSGGDVREIIGPLVEADVPSLLRFTRLTGELVKAMRLCPQPIVAAVDGVCVGAGAVIALAADIRLGTPRSRVAFLFPRVGLAGSDMGACALLPRVVGFGRATELLLTGRFLEASEAERWGFFNRICPPEELLPKARALAFELARGPVFAHGITKRALYQEWAMGLDEAIEAEAQAQALCMGTRDFYRAYQAFLRKEPPTFEGD
- a CDS encoding MarR family winged helix-turn-helix transcriptional regulator; this encodes MDATRLWLRLLTEVVLIEKELSVRLQKAFGISLARFDVLAQLYRQPSGMTLKELSERLLVTAGNVTRLTAQLEREGLLRREGHPKDRRSVLLRLTPEGKSRFADMARAHRAWLEELFSGLTESEREVLYRLMGKLRAHLRGLTREGRWKGSVNP
- a CDS encoding SDR family NAD(P)-dependent oxidoreductase; the protein is MDPKSLVGKHALVTGASRGIGAAIAEALAQAGARLTLVARNLQDLEERVERLRAWTEVQGEVGDVADPQAMESLVRRAQERFGPVAILVNNAGFVLTAPFLEINEELWQRHIEVNLGAAYRLIRLLLPGMLEMGWGRIINISSTAGLTGYPYAVPYCAAKHGLIGLTRALALELAQRGITVNAICPGFTDTDLLQASVLRVAQRTARAPEAVLELFARRNPQGRLVRPEEVAWAVVWLCSEKAAAINGQAIAVAGGEVMVG
- a CDS encoding bifunctional salicylyl-CoA 5-hydroxylase/oxidoreductase, which gives rise to MRVLCIGGGPAGLYFALLAKKVFPSWEVILYERNPPDSTFGWGIVLSDATLGQLRAADSDSYDEIQKAFYRWEDIEIHFRGEVIRSGGHGFAGLARTTLLRILQERARAMGAGLFFQKEVQDLEALVQEVRPDFIVAADGVNSWVRRTYPSLFGPEVSWGTNRYVWLGTTRVFPAFTFAFESTEWGWFILHAYPHAPGSSTVVVEVPEATWRSAGLDRLEDEREILALCEKVFAQRLEGHPLLANSAHLRGSAKWLRFPWISCRNWVGLLPLGGRSIPCALVGDAAHTVHFSVGSGTKLAMEDAIALVRALAREGEGRSRDLEAALKAYERERQGELLRLRNAARNSADWLENVEVYTRLPPEQFAYSLLTRSLRLFHGELEQRDPGYIQRFNRWFARAHGLGDRSVPPMFVPFEIRGIRLKNRVVVAPMAVYSAEDGTPGDFHLVHLGARALGGAGLVMTEMVAPSREGRISPGCAGLYKPEHIQAWERIVRFVHVFTTAKIGIQLGHSGPKGSTRVGWEGYHKPLSEGNWPVMGPSPVPWSPENQVPREMTREDMDRVIEDFVRAARWAAQCGFDWLELHCAHGYLLSAFISPLTNQRRDTYGGSLENRLRFPIEVFRAVREVWPDDRPISVRISAHDWAEGGMTPQEAVEVARRFKAEGCDVIHVSSGQVVSWARAAYGRLYQTPFAGLIRNSVGIPTIAVGSIYEADHVNTIIGSGRADLCAIARPHLANPHWTLLEAARIGYRDVDWPKPYLDGKDQIERLMERVRAAQEGERWVIEEIEGLISRAAQERNLV
- a CDS encoding Lrp/AsnC family transcriptional regulator — its product is MITAFVLIRAQGNRIAALGEAIAELPRVAEVYSVTGPYDLVAVLRLKELDELDDVVTQGILAMVGVERTETLLAFRAYPKRLLDAGFALGIENSRDS
- a CDS encoding alpha/beta hydrolase; translated protein: MIDLHLEREYNARAAVPEHPLYFRRWKEEGAAARASLPGFLDLAYGDDPEERLDLFIAKPSRGLLVFFHGGYWRAFGKEDFSWIAPPLVREGWSVSVVGYGLCPRITLGELVEQCRRSVAWLASHFPELGPLVLSGHSAGGHLVAMLWTTEWRIYGLATPQVQGGLSISGIFDLEPLLRTSVNVDLRLDLEEAKRLSPIQHRPRLAAPLVAAVGQKESQEFRRQSQRLAAVWPGVRYLELEGMHHFSALDALVDTAGPLWKALLEGGN
- a CDS encoding ABC transporter ATP-binding protein: MSPLLEITKLEAGYSSGQVLFGVDLQVGQGELVGLLGRNGMGKTTLLRCIFGLTRHLGGEIRFAGKRLTGLPPERVAALGISLVPEGRQIFPNLTVWENLQAFSRPGEWTVARVLEFFPRLRERVHHWGYQLSGGEQQMLAIGRALVQNPRLLLLDEATEGLAPLLREEIWRTLVALKGMGLSILVVDKHVRRLAEVADSFFILEKGRVAWQGRPKDLGANPELLKRFLGV
- a CDS encoding ABC transporter ATP-binding protein; its protein translation is MRLLEVVGVSKWFGGLSAVNNCSLSVEKGEVHALIGPNGAGKTTLISLVSGLLFPEKGRILFQGRDVTHLPDWRRASLGIGRTFQIVNLFPSWTVLENLVLAIMARDGHGFRFWKPVVSERHLFQRAEALASFLGLEERLEVPVATLPHGERRTVEIAMALAISPRLLLLDEPLAGLSPQESVRVVQAIRKVAKETTVLLVEHDMEAVFQLAHRVTVMAYGTILLTGSPPEVQASKEVQQVYLGEHEPFA
- a CDS encoding branched-chain amino acid ABC transporter permease, producing MRPTNKPHGFDQTRSLGEPRAWVLGLFLGVSALAYPLVMGAVDQPYFITFASRVFVFALAATSLNLILGYGGMVSFGHAAFVGTGAYATAILAQAGWVSAWANWPLALGVCALLASVIGVLSLRTRGLYFIMITLAFAQMLYYLAVSLRVYGGEDGMPVRRTLLPFGLELRDEIVLYYTSLLVLALALLLTWRLVNARFGWILRASSENPTRAASLGLPVFYYQLVAFVLAGTMGGMAGILLANLNGWVSPSFLSWHLSGQLMMMVILGGVARLWGGVLGAVAYLFLETLLSEFTIHWQLFLGGLLLLSVLAVKKGLSGLWGKERG
- a CDS encoding branched-chain amino acid ABC transporter permease — translated: MGFYLVEQILNGLQLGFLLFLVASGLTLVLGVANVINLAHGAFYMVGAYLAAALVGLTGSFGLAILLAALTTSFLGLLAEAFLLRHLYNRDHLDQVLATFALMLVLSELVRMTWGSQPVALSVPAALAQPLRLGEFSYSTYRLALIAFGAGVSLGLFWIILRTRLGMWLRAAAANWEMARCMGVPAGALYKLTFALGAFLAGLAGSLVGPITAVHLGMGTDVLILCFVIIVIGGVGSIKGAFVAALLVGLVDNLGRAFLPSLFQLVLSGPVAASLASALVSTLVYLFMALVLVFRPEGLFPVRMR